From the Platichthys flesus chromosome 6, fPlaFle2.1, whole genome shotgun sequence genome, one window contains:
- the LOC133955761 gene encoding F-box/LRR-repeat protein 14-like, which yields MFEMETHISCLFPEILAIIFSYLDVKDKGRVAQVCAAWRDASYHKSVWRGVEAKLHLRRANPSLFPSLQTRGIKKVQILSLRRSLSYVIQGMPHIESLNLCGCFNLTDNGLGHAFVQDIPSLRVLNLSLCKQITDSSLGRIAQYLKNLEVLELGGCSNITNTGLLLIAWGLHRLKSLNLRSCRHVSDVGIGHLSGMTRSAAEGCLSLEKLTLQDCQKLTDLSLKHVSKGLNKLKVLNLSFCGGISDAGMIHLSHMTHLCSLNLRSCDNISDTGIMHLAMGSLRLSGLDVSFCDKIGDQSLAYIAQGLYQLKSLSLCSCHISDDGINRMVRQMHELKTLNIGQCVRITDKGLELIADHLTQLTGIDLYGCTKITKRGLERITQLPCLKVLNLGLWQMTESERVR from the coding sequence ATGTTTGAAATGGAGACGCATATCTCGTGCCTTTTCCCAGAGATCCTGGCCATTATTTTCAGTTATCTGGACGTAAAAGACAAAGGGAGAGTAGCCCAAGTGTGCGCGGCCTGGAGGGACGCGTCCTACCACAAGTCGGTGTGGAGGGGGGTGGAAGCCAAGCTCCATCTGCGGCGGGCGAACCCGTCTCTGTTCCCCAGCCTGCAGACCAGGGGGATCAAGAAGGTCCAGATCCTCAGCCTGAGGAGAAGCCTGAGCTACGTGATTCAGGGGATGCCGCACATCGAAAGCCTTAACCTATGTGGATGCTTCAACCTCACAGACAACGGACTCGGACATGCCTTTGTGCAGGACATCCCGTCTCTGCGGGTGTTGAACCTCAGCCTCTGCAAACAGATCACAGACTCCAGCCTGGGCAGGATTGCCCAGTACCTCAAAAACCTGGAGGTGCTTGAACTCGGCGGCTGCAGCAACATCACAAACACCGGCCTGTTGCTCATCGCCTGGGGTTTGCACAGGCTCAAGAGTCTTAACCTGCGCAGCTGCAGGCATGTGTCCGATGTTGGCATCGGGCACCTGTCCGGCATGACCCGCAGTGCTGCAGAGGGCTGCCTGTCTCTGGAGAAGTTAACCTTGCAGGACTGCCAGAAGCTGACTGATCTGTCCCTCAAACACGTTTCTAAGGGCCTAAACAAACTCAAAGTGCTCAACCTCAGCTTCTGTGGAGGAATATCAGACGCTGGGATGATCCACCTGTCACACATGACCCACCTGTGCAGCCTGAACCTGCGCTCCTGCGATAACATCAGCGACACAGGGATCATGCATCTGGCCATGGGCTCCCTCCGGCTGTCTGGACTCGATGTTTCTTTCTGTGATAAGATCGGGGACCAGAGCCTGGCATACATTGCCCAGGGCTTGTACCAGCTCAAgtccctctctctttgctccTGCCACATCAGTGATGATGGCATCAACAGGATGGTGCGGCAGATGCACGAACTCAAAACTCTCAACATTGGACAGTGTGTGAGAATCACAGACAAAGGGTTGGAGTTGATAGCCGACCACCTGACCCAGTTGACAGGAATTGATCTGTACGGTTGTACTAAGATAACCAAGAGGGGTCTGGAGAGGATAACGCAGCTCCCGTGCCTTAAAGTGTTAAACCTGGGACTGTGGCAGATGAccgagagtgagagagtgaggtGA